In the Lepus europaeus isolate LE1 chromosome 18, mLepTim1.pri, whole genome shotgun sequence genome, one interval contains:
- the ALOX15 gene encoding polyunsaturated fatty acid lipoxygenase ALOX15 gives MGVYRVCVSTGASIYAGSKNIVELWLVGQHGEVELGSCLRPTRNKEEEFKVNVSKYLGSLLFVKLRKKHFLKEDAWFCNWISVQTPGAAEDKFWFPCYRWVVGDGVQSLPVGTGCTVVGDPQGLFQKHREQELEERRKLYQWGSWKDGLILNVAGSKLTDLPVDERFLEDKKIDFEASLAWGLAELALKDSLNVLAPWKTLDDFNRIFWCGRSKLARRVRDSWKEDSLFGYQFLNGANPMLLRRSVQLPDRLVFPPGMEELQAQLEKELKAGTLFEADFALLDNIKANIILYCQQYLAAPLVMLRLQPDGKLMPMAIQLQLPKIGSSPPPLFLPTDPPMAWLLAKCWVRSSDFQLHELNSHLLRGHLMAEVFTVATMRCLPSIHPVFKLIIPHLRYTLEINVRARNGLVSDFGIFDQIMSTGGGGHVQLLQQAGALLTYRSFCPPDDLADRGLLGVESSFYAQDALRLWEIISRYVQGIMGLYYKTDEAVRDDLELQSWCREITEIGLQGAQSQGFPTSLQSMAQACHFVTMCIFTCTGQHSSIHLGQLDWFTWVPNSPCTMRLPPPTTKDATLETVMATLPNFHQSSLQMSIVWQLGRDQPVMVPLGQHQEEYFSGPEPRAVLEKFREELAIMDKEIEVRNEKLDIPYEYLRPSIVENSVAI, from the exons ATGGGTGTCTACCGCGTCTGCGTGTCCACCGGGGCCTCGATCTACGCGGGCTCCAAAAACATAGTGGAGCTGTGGCTGGTTGGCCAGCACGGAGAGGTGGAGCTCGGGTCGTGCCTGCGGCCCACGCGGAACAAG GAGGAGGAATTCAAGGTGAACGTTTCCAAGTACCTGGGATCGCTGCTGTTCGTGAAACTGCGCAAAAAACACTTTCTCAAGGAAGACGCCTGGTTCTGCAACTGGATCTCCGTGCAGACCCCCGGGGCCGCTGAGGACAAGTTCTGGTTCCCGTGTTACCGCTGGGTGGTGGGCGACGGCGTCCAGAGCTTGCCAGTGGGCACTG GCTGCACCGTGGTCGGGGACCCTCAAGGCCTGTTCCAGAAACACAGAGAGCAGGAgctggaagagagaaggaagctgTACCA GTGGGGTAGCTGGAAGGACGGGTTAATCCTGAACGTGGCAGGGTCCAAGTTAACTGACCTCCCTGTGGACGAGCGATTTCTGGAGGACAAGAAAATCGACTTCGAGGCTTCGCTGGCTTGGGG GCTGGCAGAGCTCGCTTTGAAGGACTCGCTCAATGTTCTGGCTCCCTGGAAAACTCTGGATGACTTCAATAGGATTTTCTGGTGCGGGCGGAGCAAGCTGGCGA GGCGGGTGCGGGACTCCTGGAAGGAGGACTCCTTGTTTGGGTACCAGTTTCTCAATGGCGCCAACCCCATGCTGCTGAGACGCTCGGTCCAGCTTCCTGACCGCCTGGTGTTCCCTCCGGGCATGGAGGAGCTGCAGGCCCAGCTGGAGAAGGAGCTCAAG GCAGGCACGCTGTTCGAAGCTGACTTCGCCCTCCTGGATAACATCAAGGCCAACATCATCCTGTATTGCCAGCAGTACCTGGCTGCCCCGCTGGTCATGCTGAGACTGCAGCCCGATGGGAAACTCATGCCCATGGCCATCCAG CTCCAACTGCCAAAAATCGGATCCTCCCCACCACCGCTTTTCCTGCCCACGGACCCCCCAATGGCCTGGCTGCTGGCCAAATGCTGGGTCCGTAGCTCTGACTTCCAGCTTCATGAGCTGAATTCTCATCTTCTGAGGGGACACTTGATGGCTGAGGTCTTCACGGTGGCCACCatgagatgtcttccatccatacATCCTGTCTTCAAG CTGATCATCCCCCACCTGCGATACACCTTGGAGATCAACGTCCGCGCCAGGAACGGGCTGGTCTCTGACTTCGGCATTTTTGACCAG ATAATGAGCACGGGCGGCGGCGGCCACGTGCAGCTGCTCCAGCAAGCTGGAGCCCTCTTAACCTATCGCTCCTTCTGTCCCCCTGACGATCTGGCCGACCGGGGCCTGCTGGGAGTCGAGTCTTCCTTCTACGCTCAGGACGCGCTGCGGCTCTGGGAAATCATCTCCCG CTACGTGCAGGGAATCATGGGTCTCTACTACAAAACCGACGAGGCTGTGAGGGACGACCTGGAGCTGCAGAGCTGGTGCCGAGAGATCACTGAAATCGGGCTGCAAGGGGCCCAGAGCCAAG GGTTCCCCACCTCTTTACAGTCCATGGCCCAGGCTTGCCACTTTGTCACCATGTGCATCTTCACCTGCACGGGCCAGCACTCCTCCATCCACCTGGGCCAG TTGGACTGGTTCACGTGGGTCCCTAACTCGCCCTGCACCATGCGGCTGCCCCCGCCGACCACCAAGGATGCGACGCTGGAGACCGTGATGGCCACACTGCCCAACTTCCATCAGTCTTCTCTCCAGATGTCCATCGTCTGGCAGCTAGGCAGGGACCAGCCCGTTATG GTGCCTTTGGGCCAGCACCAGGAGGAGTACTTCTCGGGCCCTgagcccagggctgtgctggagAAGTTCAGGGAGGAACTGGCCATCATGGATAAGGAAATTGAGGTCCGGAATGAAAAGCTGGACATACCCTATGAGTACCTGCGCCCCAGCATTGTGGAGAacagtgtggccatttga